CGTTCATGGACTATAAAAAACAGAAAACGCCGGATGGAGAACGGTATGATTTGCTGGATCATAAGTTCCGCACTTCCGAGGTTGACGATGTGTTCAATGGTGCCGGCGGTCGTGCGGGCCTGAAGCGTTCCGGATATCAGGGCGGCATGCAGTGTCCGTTGTTTGCCCGCTGGCCGGGAAAAATTTCAGCAGGACAGAAAACAAAACTGCTGACCGTGCATTATGACTTTCTTGCAACGGTTGCTGATCTTGGCGGCATTGAAGTTCCGCGGGGCAAGGATGGGATTTCTTATCTGCCGACTATGCTGGGTAAGCCGCAGACGAAAAGTCACGACTATGTGGTTGTGCATAACCGCCATAGAATTATGGGCGGCAGTGCTCTGATCATGAAGGACGGTTTTAAACTGATTGAGGACAATAGAACCGGAGAGTATCAGTTGTATAACATTCTGGAGGATAACGAGGAGCGGCATGAACTGTCGGCCGAATATCCGGAAAAAGTCAGGCAGATGGCGAAGATCCTCAAACGCGAGATTGATTCGCCGCGTCCTGATCTGGAAACGAATTAAAAGACTTCGGGGTTGCTGGAGAAATGAATATGAAAATGATGAAACAGCGCCGCTTTATGGTTGCGGCATTAACGCTCTTCTCCGCCCAGGTCTGGGCGGGGGGCAGTTCGCCGAAAGTTGTGAATGTGGCCGACCATGGGATTGTTCCGGGGCGGGATGTCAGCGCCGATGTCAACCGTTTGCTGGAAGCCGTGAAAGGGAAGAAGGGCGTTACGCTCTACTTCCCGAAAGGGGTTTATGAGTTCAAGCCCGAGAACGCGGTCGAAAAATACCGTGCTGTGACCAATCACGACAACAGCTTAAAGCGCCTGGCCTTTCCGCTGTTCGGATTCTCGGATTTTACGCTCGATGGCGGCGGTTCAACGTTTCTGTTTCATGGACGCATCTGCCCGATTACTCTGGACGGTTCATCCGGGGTAACTCTGAAAAATTTCACCATCGACTGGGATACGCCTTTTCATCATGAACTCAAGGTGGTTGAACGCAACGAAGCTGCGAATACCTTTGTTGCTGAAATCAGCCCCATGAAATATGGTTTTGAAGTCAGAGATGGCGAGTTGTGGCTGGGACACCGCAGCTGGCAGGATCAGCTCGGTCAGAATATCCCGTACGATCCGAAAACGGGGGCTCCTTATTGGGATACGCGGCGTTATATGCTGAATCGTAAAAGGGCCCGCGCCAAAAAGGTCGGAGAAAACCGGGTGGAACTGAAGAATGCAACCAGAGAGGCCCCGCCGATCGGAGCCGTATTGTGTACCTATGGCAACGGGCCGACAAACCGCCTGGCCCAGGCGATTCACATTGACCGCTCTAAAGATACCTATATCGAAAACGTTACCGTGCTTGCGGGCGGGGGAATGGCGCTGATTGCCGAGCGTGCTGAAAATGTTCATCTGAACGGATTTGTGGTTACTTCGGCCGATGGCCGCACGCTCGCCACCCGCGCTGATGCGACCCATTTCCTCGGTTGCAAGGGACTTGTGAAACTTGAAAACTGCCGGCTGGAGCACATGGCGGATGATGGAATTAATGTTCACGGGGCCTACATCAAGGTCAATGAATACCAGGGGAATAAAACATTCCTCTGCGAAATCAGCCATCGTCAGCAGAAAGGGTTGGTTTTCTGTGAGCCGGGCGACCGGGTTGCAATCACGTCGCGGGAAACGGTACTTCCGCTATATGAAACGACCGTTGAACAGGTTGAAATTCTTGATGAATCGTACCTCTCAATCACCGTTGCGGATGTTCCGGAGAAAATTCCTTCGGGGCCGCTCTCAATGGAAAACATCACGTGGTATCCGGATGTGATCATGAGAAATAACATTATCCGGGACAACCGCGCACGCAGTGCCTTGATTACAACCAAGGGCCGGGTGCTGATCGAAAATAATTATTTCTCATCTCAGATGCATGGCATTCTGATCGAAGGGGATAACAAGGCCTGGTACGAATCCGGCGGCGTTCGCGATGTTACCATCAACAACAATGTGTTTGAGAATATAGGGTATGGAACAGGGGAGCATTATCCGCTATACGCTGCGCCGCTGTATCTGCCGGAACAACACCACGGTGATGACCAGTATCACTGGAACATTCGGTTTACCAACAATAAAATCAAGAGCTACAACGGGCTGCTGGCCCATGCTTCAACTGTAAAAGGTCTGGTTCTTTCCGGGAACATCATCGAGCTGAGTAAAGACTATCCGAACGGGTGTGAACTGCCCGCCGTTGATTTGGACTACTGCAGAGACGCGGTGATTGAAAATAACACGTTCAAGGGTTTTGAAGATACGATGAAAGTGGAGCAGAAGGGCCGTTGCCGCGGAGTGGTTGTGCAGAAAAACAGCGGACTTTCCGGGTGAGTATGGGGATGATAAAAATGAAAAGATGGATCATAACAGCGGGTTTGTTGTTGAGTTGCTCGTTGCAGTCACACGCCGTTCAATTGTCATTAAATGAAGGGTGGAAATTTATTCAGCAGGATGTTGCCGGAGGCGAATCGCTGTCTTTCAGCGATTCCGCATGGCGTACGCTTGATGTCCCGCATGATTGGAGTATTGAGGGCGAGTATGACGCGTCCAACCCGATGGCCGATGCCTGCGGCTATCTGCCGGCCGGCATTGGGTGGTACCGGAAAACCATCCCGGTAAAGCCCGAGTGGAAGGGCAAATATGTTGAAATCGCATTTGACGGGGTCTGCATGAACAGCACGGTCTGGGCAAACGGCAGGAAACTTGGCGACCGTCCCTACGGCTGGAGCTCCTTCGCTTATGATATCAGTGATTTGGTGGACAGCGCCAACAGTATAACCTTTGCGGTCCGTGTGGATAACGAAAAACAGCCATCCGCCCGCTGGTATACGGGAAGCGGGATTTACGCCAATACCTGGTTGAATATCAAGGACAAGGTGCATGTGGCGCGCGGCGGCATTTTTTTCCGAACGTTGGAAGTCGATGAAGCTAAAGCCACGGTTCAGGTCAGTACCGAGGTGGTCGGTGATCCCCGTGCCGAAGTCTCTCATCAGCTTTTTTCCAAGGATGGGAAAAAGGTTGC
This is a stretch of genomic DNA from Pontiella agarivorans. It encodes these proteins:
- a CDS encoding alpha-1,3-galactosidase-related protein, producing the protein MKMMKQRRFMVAALTLFSAQVWAGGSSPKVVNVADHGIVPGRDVSADVNRLLEAVKGKKGVTLYFPKGVYEFKPENAVEKYRAVTNHDNSLKRLAFPLFGFSDFTLDGGGSTFLFHGRICPITLDGSSGVTLKNFTIDWDTPFHHELKVVERNEAANTFVAEISPMKYGFEVRDGELWLGHRSWQDQLGQNIPYDPKTGAPYWDTRRYMLNRKRARAKKVGENRVELKNATREAPPIGAVLCTYGNGPTNRLAQAIHIDRSKDTYIENVTVLAGGGMALIAERAENVHLNGFVVTSADGRTLATRADATHFLGCKGLVKLENCRLEHMADDGINVHGAYIKVNEYQGNKTFLCEISHRQQKGLVFCEPGDRVAITSRETVLPLYETTVEQVEILDESYLSITVADVPEKIPSGPLSMENITWYPDVIMRNNIIRDNRARSALITTKGRVLIENNYFSSQMHGILIEGDNKAWYESGGVRDVTINNNVFENIGYGTGEHYPLYAAPLYLPEQHHGDDQYHWNIRFTNNKIKSYNGLLAHASTVKGLVLSGNIIELSKDYPNGCELPAVDLDYCRDAVIENNTFKGFEDTMKVEQKGRCRGVVVQKNSGLSG